From Nitrobacter sp. NHB1, a single genomic window includes:
- a CDS encoding RNA-binding S4 domain-containing protein, producing the protein MERQRLDKWLWHARVVKARTHAAALVEAGHVRINGIREKSPGHPLKVDDVLTIGLDRCVRILRVTGFAERRGNATDARELYDDVSDAFGSS; encoded by the coding sequence TTGGAACGCCAGCGTCTCGACAAATGGTTATGGCATGCGCGGGTGGTCAAAGCCCGGACCCATGCTGCGGCGCTGGTCGAGGCCGGCCATGTCCGCATCAACGGCATCCGCGAGAAATCTCCAGGGCATCCGCTCAAGGTCGATGACGTGCTCACGATCGGACTGGACCGTTGCGTCCGTATTCTCAGGGTCACCGGATTTGCCGAACGGCGAGGTAACGCGACCGACGCAAGAGAACTCTATGACGATGTGT
- a CDS encoding helicase-related protein — protein MAFSSSISPPGNGRAPGAGVTAVLGPTNTGKTHLAIERMLAHSSGIIGLPLRLLAREVYNKIADRAGADSVALITGEEKIKPARPRFWVSTVEAMPRDLDVSFLAVDEIQISADLERGHVFTDRILHRRGRDETLLLGAATMRPIIERLLPGASIVTRPRLSQLEFAGDRKITRQPRRTAIVAFSADEVYAIAELIRRQHGGAAVVLGSLSPRTRNAQVAMFQSGDVDYLVATDAVGMGLNLDVDHVAFASDRKYDGYQFRRLTPAEFAQVAGRAGRATRNGTFGTTGRCAPFEPELVNALQNHTFEAVKTLQWRNSNLDFSSLGALQVSLALTPSHETLTRAPIAEDLRVLDHAARDADVRAMAQGAAAVERLWDACQIPDYRKIAPAAHAELVTTLFGFLMREGRVPDDWFAAQVAQADRVDGGIDTLSGRIAQIRTWTFVANRPDWLADPDHWQGISREVENKLSDALHQRLTERFVDRRTSVLMRRLRENTMLDTEIGKTGEVIVEGHVIGRLDGFTFAPDAAEAGSEAKALQAVAQKALAGEIEARAEKLSGAPDDQFVLTSDGTIRWTGDAVARLVAADDALHPRLRIISDERLTGAPRDAVQARLDLWLKTHIEKLLGPLFELSKAEDVTGIARGIAFQLIEALGVLERSRIAAEMKDLDQPSRASLRKYGVRFGAYHVYFPALLKPAARSLASLLWAQKQDNVDLSALSSAQHLAGSGRTSFPADKLLDRDAYRTLGYRQCGERAVRVDILERLADLIRPALAWREAAPGEKPAGAFDGRGFVVTQAMTSLAGTAGEDFASILRALGYRMERCPVPPPVTDTGPTTDAAAETVSAEAAESAPQESAAPDAMPEGQEPALDSAGAPDAGSAAEPAPAADAGSSDDIATATEALATEVLAEVVEETSPSAALTPDIAVSAASGDAVETAPADTTPDESVPIDAVSAPEGAASAEIVGADASAASDDAVETASTPDEFAPVDAVSVSEGAASADIAAADASPAHATDAASATVEVWRPGGRAADRRPRHDRNRHRRQQPRQDGAQPVAADGEAGEGAQKRERHGRGRRERQKEARRPSTGVAAEGASAGSASAPGREPREGKGRPPRDHFQGKGKNRDRDQEKGRFQGSRKGGREGRPDAGPSHRPYASSAPRERERPMDPNSPFAKLAALREQLAGRKD, from the coding sequence ATGGCCTTTTCGTCTTCGATATCTCCGCCCGGCAACGGTCGTGCGCCCGGTGCGGGCGTGACGGCGGTGCTCGGCCCGACCAACACCGGCAAGACCCATCTCGCGATCGAGCGGATGCTGGCGCATTCGTCCGGCATCATCGGCCTGCCGCTGCGGCTGCTCGCCCGCGAGGTCTACAACAAGATTGCCGACCGCGCCGGCGCGGATTCCGTCGCGCTGATCACGGGCGAGGAGAAGATCAAGCCGGCGCGCCCGCGCTTCTGGGTTTCGACCGTCGAAGCGATGCCGCGCGATCTCGACGTCTCGTTCCTTGCCGTCGACGAAATCCAGATCAGTGCCGATCTCGAACGTGGCCACGTTTTCACCGATCGCATTCTGCATCGGCGCGGCCGCGACGAGACGCTGCTGCTTGGCGCCGCGACCATGCGCCCGATCATCGAGCGGTTGTTGCCGGGGGCGAGCATCGTCACGCGCCCGCGGCTGTCGCAGCTTGAGTTCGCCGGCGACCGCAAGATCACCCGGCAGCCGCGCCGCACCGCGATCGTCGCCTTCTCGGCGGACGAGGTCTATGCCATCGCCGAACTGATCCGCCGCCAGCACGGCGGCGCGGCGGTGGTGCTGGGATCGCTCAGCCCACGCACCCGCAACGCGCAGGTCGCGATGTTCCAGTCCGGCGACGTCGATTATCTCGTCGCCACCGACGCGGTCGGCATGGGACTCAATCTCGACGTCGATCACGTCGCTTTTGCCTCCGACCGCAAATACGACGGTTACCAGTTTCGCAGGCTGACGCCGGCGGAGTTCGCGCAGGTCGCTGGTCGCGCCGGCCGCGCCACCCGTAACGGCACCTTCGGCACCACCGGACGCTGCGCGCCGTTCGAGCCCGAACTCGTGAACGCGCTGCAGAACCACACTTTTGAGGCCGTCAAGACGTTGCAATGGCGCAATTCCAATCTCGATTTCTCCTCGCTCGGGGCGCTGCAGGTGTCGCTGGCGCTGACGCCCTCGCACGAGACGCTGACCCGCGCGCCGATCGCCGAGGACCTGCGCGTGCTCGATCACGCCGCGCGCGACGCCGACGTGCGCGCCATGGCGCAGGGCGCGGCGGCGGTGGAGCGGCTGTGGGACGCCTGCCAGATTCCGGACTATCGCAAGATCGCGCCGGCCGCCCATGCCGAACTGGTCACGACACTGTTCGGCTTCCTGATGCGCGAGGGCCGGGTTCCTGACGACTGGTTCGCGGCCCAGGTGGCGCAGGCCGACCGGGTCGACGGTGGTATCGACACCCTGTCGGGGCGAATTGCGCAAATCCGGACCTGGACCTTCGTCGCCAATCGTCCGGACTGGCTGGCTGACCCCGATCACTGGCAGGGAATTTCGCGAGAAGTCGAAAATAAATTGTCAGATGCGCTGCACCAAAGGCTCACAGAGCGTTTCGTTGATCGCCGGACCAGTGTATTGATGCGCCGCCTGCGGGAAAACACGATGCTGGATACGGAAATTGGCAAGACCGGCGAGGTGATCGTAGAGGGCCATGTGATCGGCCGTCTCGACGGATTTACCTTCGCGCCGGATGCGGCAGAGGCCGGCTCGGAGGCCAAGGCCTTGCAGGCGGTCGCGCAAAAGGCGCTGGCCGGCGAAATCGAGGCGCGCGCCGAAAAACTGTCCGGCGCGCCGGACGATCAGTTCGTGCTGACCTCGGACGGCACCATCCGCTGGACCGGCGACGCCGTGGCGCGACTGGTCGCGGCGGATGACGCGCTGCATCCGCGGCTGCGGATCATTTCGGATGAGCGGCTGACCGGCGCGCCGCGCGACGCGGTGCAGGCCCGGCTCGATCTGTGGCTGAAGACCCATATCGAGAAGCTTCTCGGGCCGCTGTTTGAGTTGTCCAAGGCGGAGGATGTCACCGGCATCGCGCGCGGTATTGCATTCCAGTTGATCGAGGCGCTCGGCGTGCTGGAGCGATCGAGGATCGCCGCCGAAATGAAAGATCTCGATCAGCCGTCGCGCGCCAGCTTGCGCAAGTACGGCGTGCGCTTCGGCGCCTACCACGTCTATTTCCCGGCGCTTCTGAAACCGGCCGCGCGGTCGCTGGCCTCGCTGTTGTGGGCGCAGAAGCAGGACAACGTCGACCTGTCGGCGTTGTCGAGCGCGCAGCATCTGGCAGGCAGCGGCCGCACCTCGTTCCCGGCCGACAAACTGCTCGATCGCGACGCTTATCGTACGCTCGGCTATCGGCAATGCGGCGAGCGGGCCGTCCGCGTCGACATCCTCGAAAGGCTGGCCGATCTGATCCGTCCGGCGCTCGCATGGCGGGAAGCGGCGCCCGGCGAAAAACCGGCCGGCGCATTCGATGGCCGCGGGTTCGTCGTGACCCAGGCCATGACATCGCTCGCAGGCACCGCCGGCGAGGATTTCGCCTCCATCCTGCGCGCGCTAGGCTATCGCATGGAGCGGTGTCCGGTTCCCCCGCCCGTCACAGATACCGGCCCCACGACGGATGCTGCCGCGGAAACGGTTTCCGCCGAAGCGGCGGAGAGCGCGCCGCAGGAATCGGCCGCGCCGGACGCCATGCCCGAGGGGCAGGAACCCGCGCTGGATAGCGCGGGTGCGCCCGATGCCGGATCGGCTGCTGAACCGGCGCCTGCCGCGGATGCGGGTTCATCGGACGATATCGCTACGGCGACCGAAGCCTTGGCGACCGAAGTCTTGGCTGAGGTGGTCGAGGAAACGTCGCCGTCGGCGGCGTTAACGCCCGACATCGCGGTCTCGGCGGCCTCCGGTGATGCCGTCGAAACCGCACCCGCCGATACCACGCCCGATGAGTCCGTGCCGATCGATGCCGTGAGCGCGCCCGAGGGCGCGGCATCCGCCGAGATCGTTGGAGCGGATGCCTCGGCGGCTTCCGATGATGCCGTCGAAACCGCATCCACGCCGGATGAGTTCGCACCGGTCGATGCCGTGAGCGTGTCCGAGGGCGCGGCATCCGCCGATATCGCCGCAGCGGATGCCTCGCCGGCTCATGCTACGGACGCCGCGTCCGCAACGGTCGAGGTCTGGCGGCCGGGCGGCCGGGCCGCCGATCGGCGGCCGCGCCACGACCGCAACCGTCATCGCCGGCAACAGCCTCGGCAGGATGGCGCGCAACCGGTTGCCGCGGACGGCGAAGCGGGCGAGGGGGCGCAGAAGCGCGAGCGGCATGGACGAGGGCGGCGCGAGCGTCAAAAGGAGGCCCGCCGGCCCTCCACCGGTGTGGCCGCCGAAGGCGCGTCCGCCGGGAGCGCGAGCGCGCCCGGCCGTGAGCCGCGCGAGGGCAAGGGGCGTCCGCCGCGCGATCACTTCCAGGGCAAAGGCAAAAACAGGGACAGGGATCAGGAGAAGGGCCGGTTTCAGGGCTCCCGCAAGGGCGGCCGCGAGGGACGTCCGGACGCCGGACCGTCGCATCGCCCCTACGCCAGCAGCGCGCCGCGCGAGCGTGAGCGTCCGATGGACCCGAATTCGCCGTTTGCGAAACTGGCCGCACTCAGGGAGCAGCTTGCCGGTCGCAAGGATTGA
- a CDS encoding DUF3108 domain-containing protein, with amino-acid sequence MPVSVRTLVGAPLALLAAMLALTSPAAAQGKLEAHYDVTLAGILVGTGTWAVDILDDQYSATADGGATGLLKAFAHGAGTGTSQGRVVNGALVPANYTATISSSKKSETIRMSLAGGNVKDFVIEPTPPVDAKRIPVTDAHKRGVFDPMSATLLQVSGTADPLGPEACHATTGIFDGRMRYDLRLDFKRMETVKSEKGYHGPVVVCAIYFSPVSGYVPDRFAIRYLAAQRNMEIWLAPIAGTRVLVPYRLTIPTPLGVGKLEATQFITTAIPPKTAARVR; translated from the coding sequence ATGCCCGTTTCGGTCCGGACCCTGGTTGGCGCACCGCTGGCACTCCTTGCCGCGATGTTGGCGCTGACCAGCCCGGCGGCCGCGCAGGGCAAGCTTGAGGCTCACTATGACGTCACCCTGGCCGGGATTCTTGTCGGTACCGGCACCTGGGCGGTCGATATCCTTGATGATCAGTATTCGGCTACGGCAGACGGCGGCGCTACCGGACTTCTCAAGGCGTTTGCCCACGGCGCCGGCACCGGCACCTCCCAGGGTCGTGTCGTCAACGGCGCGCTGGTTCCCGCGAACTATACCGCGACCATTTCGTCGTCGAAGAAGTCGGAGACCATTCGCATGTCGCTGGCCGGCGGCAATGTAAAGGATTTCGTCATTGAGCCGACCCCGCCGGTCGACGCCAAGCGCATTCCGGTCACCGATGCGCACAAGCGCGGCGTGTTCGATCCGATGAGCGCGACGCTGCTGCAGGTATCCGGCACCGCCGATCCGCTCGGTCCGGAGGCCTGTCACGCCACGACCGGTATCTTCGACGGCCGGATGCGCTACGACCTGCGCCTCGACTTCAAGCGCATGGAAACGGTGAAGTCGGAAAAGGGCTATCATGGCCCGGTCGTGGTCTGCGCGATCTATTTCTCGCCGGTCTCCGGCTACGTCCCCGACCGCTTCGCGATCAGATATCTCGCCGCCCAGCGCAACATGGAGATCTGGCTGGCGCCGATCGCCGGCACGCGCGTGCTGGTACCCTATCGCCTGACAATCCCGACACCGCTCGGTGTCGGCAAGCTGGAAGCGACCCAGTTCATCACGACCGCCATACCGCCGAAGACCGCAGCCAGGGTCCGATAG
- the rpmB gene encoding 50S ribosomal protein L28: MSRRCELTAKAPMVGHRVSHSNIKTKRRFLPNLVNVTFQSEALASPVRLRVSTHALKSVDHRGGFDAFLLKAKNSELSPKAIEIKRRIEKKQVAKAG; the protein is encoded by the coding sequence ATGTCCCGGCGCTGCGAACTGACGGCCAAGGCTCCCATGGTGGGCCACAGGGTCAGCCATTCCAACATCAAGACCAAGCGGCGCTTCCTGCCGAACCTGGTGAACGTCACCTTCCAGTCCGAAGCGCTGGCCAGCCCGGTGCGGCTGCGGGTGTCGACCCATGCGCTGAAGAGCGTGGACCATCGCGGCGGCTTCGATGCCTTCCTGCTGAAGGCAAAGAACTCGGAGCTGTCGCCGAAAGCGATCGAGATCAAGCGTCGGATCGAAAAGAAGCAGGTCGCCAAAGCGGGCTGA
- a CDS encoding patatin-like phospholipase family protein: protein MPSSGNLFRKTAFVFAGGGSFGAIQVGMMHALAAHGVVADMVVGSSVGALNGAYYAGVPTLDGVKHLADIWRRLRNKDVFPISVLTLFAFLRHRDFLISHDGVRRLIDDYLPYRNLQEAKLPLHIVTTNIVTGDSVVLSDGPAAEAIIASTAIPGVFAPVLHKGMYLADGAISSNTPVRVAVEKGARRLIILPTGFACMGDAPPKGVIANALHAVTLLISRQIIDDLEEIDPSIEYRVVPPLCPLVGSAYDFSRTDEHIERAIRKTEQWIAEGGLEQHGIPGELRPHAH from the coding sequence ATGCCTTCGTCCGGCAATTTATTCCGCAAAACCGCCTTCGTGTTCGCGGGCGGCGGCAGTTTCGGCGCCATCCAGGTCGGCATGATGCACGCGCTTGCCGCCCATGGCGTCGTCGCGGACATGGTGGTGGGATCGAGCGTCGGGGCCTTGAACGGCGCCTATTACGCCGGCGTCCCGACCCTCGACGGCGTGAAGCATCTCGCGGACATTTGGCGCCGCCTGCGGAACAAGGACGTGTTCCCCATTTCTGTCCTGACCCTGTTCGCCTTCCTTCGTCACCGCGATTTCCTGATTTCCCATGACGGCGTGCGCAGGCTGATCGACGATTACCTGCCGTACAGGAACTTGCAGGAGGCGAAGCTGCCGCTTCACATCGTGACTACCAACATCGTGACCGGTGACAGCGTCGTGCTGTCGGACGGCCCGGCGGCCGAGGCAATCATCGCGAGCACAGCCATCCCCGGCGTTTTCGCTCCCGTCCTGCACAAGGGCATGTATCTCGCGGACGGCGCGATTTCCAGCAACACACCGGTCAGGGTTGCGGTCGAAAAGGGCGCACGGCGGCTCATCATCCTGCCGACCGGATTCGCCTGCATGGGCGATGCTCCGCCCAAGGGCGTGATCGCCAACGCGCTGCATGCCGTGACGCTTCTGATCTCGCGGCAGATCATCGACGATCTCGAAGAAATCGATCCGTCGATCGAGTACCGCGTCGTGCCGCCGCTCTGTCCGCTGGTCGGCTCGGCCTATGACTTTTCGCGGACCGACGAACACATCGAGCGCGCGATCAGGAAGACCGAGCAATGGATCGCCGAGGGCGGGCTCGAGCAGCACGGCATTCCCGGCGAATTGCGGCCTCACGCGCATTGA
- a CDS encoding heme NO-binding domain-containing protein gives MKGVVYNLLEEAVVEKFGADTWDDLLDDAGVTGAYTSLGNYSDKEMIALVDAAAAKLDMTSGDVLRWFGEQAMPLLKQRYPDFFLPHSSSRSFVLSVNNIIHPEVRKLYPGAKCPDFHFRETPEGNVTMGYKSSRRMCDLAHGFIKGAAGIFCEKVDITHHTCMNHGADKCLMEIKWAP, from the coding sequence ATGAAGGGCGTGGTTTACAATCTGCTCGAAGAGGCCGTCGTCGAGAAATTTGGCGCCGATACCTGGGACGATCTGCTCGACGATGCCGGCGTAACCGGCGCCTACACCTCGCTCGGCAATTACTCCGACAAAGAGATGATCGCCCTGGTCGACGCCGCGGCCGCCAAGCTGGATATGACCAGCGGCGATGTCCTGCGATGGTTCGGCGAACAGGCGATGCCGCTGCTCAAGCAGCGATACCCGGACTTCTTCCTGCCCCATAGTTCATCGCGCAGCTTCGTTCTGAGCGTCAACAACATCATCCACCCGGAAGTCCGCAAGCTCTATCCCGGCGCCAAGTGCCCCGACTTCCACTTCCGCGAAACTCCGGAAGGCAACGTAACGATGGGCTATAAATCGTCGCGCCGGATGTGCGACCTGGCGCATGGCTTCATCAAAGGCGCCGCAGGCATTTTTTGCGAGAAAGTCGATATTACGCACCATACTTGCATGAACCATGGTGCGGACAAATGTTTGATGGAAATCAAATGGGCACCCTGA
- a CDS encoding putative bifunctional diguanylate cyclase/phosphodiesterase: protein MGTLTPFAAESADPFDQLNLKILKLENRLQRERVARLKAEEIAEKGLRDLYERQQQLALLETIATAANQSSSIDDTMRFALDAICQHTGWGFGNVYLPSATIPDYLAPAGIWHAADPELLAAFISLTLETGFATGEGLPGRVYQSAKPAWIADLTLDRNFPRAAAATLSGCRAAFAFPVLVGNDVLGVLEFFHHSTVHPDNQFLGVLAQIGTQLGRVVERRRAEQKLMHDATHDPLTGLPNRLLFSDRLERAVATHLRRPDIGFAVIFIDLDRFKLVNDSLGHSAGDVLLQEIAHRFRQALIESGHKLAAGEAVTLARLGGDEFTILLEDIERSSFAVDVAQSLQDSLRNPLFIDGQELYSSASIGVASSEAGYTCAADIMRDADLAMYRAKAEGRARVEIFNQSLHVEAKRRLMLESDLRNALKKKEFVLHYQPIIALGSRAVTGFEALVRWQKSDGQIIPPSDFIPLAEETGLIVFIGSWVLEQSLKTLARWQQDFPRAKPLTMSVNVSPRQFHQTDFVEQVVDAVTASGVPPHTLRLEITESVTIQNAQHAIGILQRLRQLGVRVSIDDFGTGYSSLSYLHQLPFDTLKIDRSFVSALQSRSDGGQIVQTILDLAKNLNLDVVAEGTESEEHVNILHEMGCGYAQGYFFSRPLNETAAIEILSTEMLSAKVATVEALPLPARAFSSEVGTGSHEENASIQK from the coding sequence ATGGGCACCCTGACCCCTTTTGCAGCTGAGTCCGCCGATCCGTTCGATCAGCTCAATCTCAAGATACTGAAGCTCGAAAATCGCCTGCAGCGCGAGCGCGTGGCGCGGCTGAAGGCGGAAGAGATAGCGGAAAAGGGGTTGAGAGATCTGTACGAAAGGCAGCAACAGCTTGCGCTGCTCGAGACCATCGCGACGGCGGCAAACCAGAGCAGTTCGATCGACGACACCATGCGTTTTGCGCTCGACGCCATTTGCCAGCACACCGGCTGGGGCTTCGGCAATGTCTACCTGCCATCGGCAACCATCCCCGACTATCTCGCGCCGGCGGGCATTTGGCATGCCGCCGACCCGGAGCTTCTCGCTGCTTTCATTTCGTTGACATTGGAAACCGGCTTCGCCACCGGCGAAGGATTGCCGGGCCGCGTCTACCAATCCGCCAAGCCGGCCTGGATTGCCGACCTGACCTTGGACCGCAACTTTCCGCGCGCCGCGGCTGCGACGCTGTCCGGCTGCCGCGCCGCGTTCGCATTTCCGGTGCTGGTCGGCAACGACGTGCTCGGCGTCCTGGAATTTTTTCATCACAGTACGGTCCACCCCGACAATCAGTTCCTTGGCGTGCTGGCACAAATCGGCACCCAGCTCGGCCGAGTCGTCGAACGCCGCCGGGCCGAACAAAAACTGATGCACGATGCGACGCACGATCCGCTGACCGGACTGCCGAATCGCCTGCTGTTCTCCGACCGGCTGGAGCGCGCGGTTGCGACGCACCTGCGCCGGCCGGACATCGGCTTCGCGGTAATTTTCATCGACCTCGACCGCTTCAAGCTGGTCAACGACAGCCTTGGCCATTCCGCCGGTGACGTATTGCTGCAGGAAATCGCCCATCGCTTCCGCCAGGCGCTGATCGAATCCGGCCACAAGCTCGCCGCCGGCGAGGCTGTGACGCTGGCCCGGCTCGGCGGCGACGAATTCACCATCCTGCTGGAAGACATCGAGCGCAGCTCCTTCGCTGTCGATGTCGCGCAATCGTTGCAGGATTCGCTGCGCAACCCGCTGTTCATCGATGGTCAGGAACTGTATTCGTCGGCCAGTATCGGCGTCGCCTCCAGCGAGGCCGGATACACCTGCGCGGCGGACATCATGCGCGATGCCGATCTGGCGATGTACCGCGCCAAGGCCGAAGGCCGTGCCCGCGTCGAAATCTTCAATCAAAGCCTGCACGTCGAAGCCAAGCGGCGCCTGATGCTGGAGAGCGACCTACGCAATGCGCTGAAGAAGAAAGAATTCGTGCTGCACTATCAGCCGATCATCGCCCTTGGTTCACGGGCAGTGACCGGCTTCGAGGCGCTGGTGCGCTGGCAGAAAAGTGACGGGCAAATCATCCCGCCGTCGGATTTCATTCCGCTCGCCGAGGAAACCGGTCTTATCGTCTTCATCGGCAGTTGGGTGCTGGAACAATCGCTCAAAACGCTAGCGAGGTGGCAGCAGGATTTCCCGCGGGCCAAACCGCTGACCATGAGCGTCAACGTCTCGCCGCGCCAGTTTCACCAGACCGACTTCGTCGAGCAGGTGGTCGATGCGGTGACCGCCAGCGGCGTCCCGCCACATACGCTGCGGCTGGAAATCACCGAAAGCGTCACCATTCAGAACGCCCAGCATGCCATCGGAATTCTGCAACGCTTGCGCCAGCTCGGCGTACGCGTCAGCATCGACGATTTCGGCACCGGCTATTCCTCGCTGAGCTATCTGCATCAACTGCCATTTGACACCCTGAAGATCGATCGCTCGTTCGTCTCGGCGCTGCAATCGCGCAGCGACGGCGGGCAGATCGTTCAGACCATCCTCGACCTCGCGAAGAACCTCAATCTCGATGTCGTCGCCGAGGGCACCGAGTCCGAGGAGCATGTCAACATCCTGCATGAGATGGGCTGCGGTTATGCGCAGGGCTATTTCTTCTCGCGCCCATTGAACGAAACCGCGGCGATCGAGATACTGTCGACCGAGATGCTGTCGGCCAAGGTTGCGACGGTGGAGGCGCTGCCGCTGCCGGCTAGAGCGTTTTCGAGCGAAGTGGGCACCGGTTCGCATGAAGAAAACGCGTCAATTCAAAAATAG
- a CDS encoding esterase-like activity of phytase family protein, with product MAADLPLAGGGKGSVASNRRHVLALGAAAASLALIPVSARAQFATQPPPDILTPPAPVSITVNARPIASFDLRDRSRTRFGALAFRSGLILTSSFRGFGGLSSLRLDPKGQQFISASDKGTWFTGRIVYGAREMTGLADVEAAPMLAADGRTITGRGWFDTESIALDGSLVYVGIERVNRIMRFDFGKGFTRACGEEVEVPPAIRKLPFNRGLEAMVVVPHDRPLGGTLIAISERGLDAGRNIMAFLIGGPSPGRFSIRRTDNFDISDACLLPSGDLLVLERKFSLTGGIGIRIRRIALTAIAPGALVDGPSIFEADLGQEIDNFEGLDAFANDSGDIVVTLVSDDNFSLIQRTLLLQFTLVE from the coding sequence ATGGCAGCCGACCTCCCCCTTGCCGGGGGAGGTAAAGGAAGCGTCGCATCCAATCGTCGCCACGTTCTCGCACTCGGTGCAGCGGCTGCCTCGCTCGCGTTAATTCCAGTCTCCGCCCGCGCGCAATTCGCAACGCAGCCGCCGCCGGACATACTGACGCCTCCGGCACCGGTGTCGATCACAGTCAACGCGCGTCCGATCGCGTCGTTCGATCTGCGCGACCGCTCGCGTACCCGCTTCGGCGCGCTCGCCTTTCGCAGTGGCCTGATCCTGACCTCGTCCTTTCGCGGCTTCGGAGGACTGTCGAGCCTGCGGCTCGATCCGAAAGGGCAACAATTCATTTCCGCCAGCGACAAGGGCACCTGGTTCACCGGCCGCATCGTCTATGGGGCCAGAGAAATGACCGGCCTCGCCGATGTCGAAGCCGCGCCGATGCTCGCCGCCGACGGCAGGACGATCACCGGGCGCGGCTGGTTCGATACCGAGTCGATCGCGCTCGACGGATCGCTGGTCTATGTCGGCATCGAGAGGGTCAACCGGATCATGCGGTTCGATTTCGGCAAGGGATTTACGCGGGCGTGCGGCGAGGAGGTCGAGGTGCCGCCGGCCATTCGCAAGTTGCCGTTCAACCGGGGGCTGGAGGCGATGGTGGTCGTTCCCCACGACAGGCCGCTTGGCGGCACACTGATCGCGATCTCCGAGCGCGGTCTCGACGCCGGCCGCAATATCATGGCGTTCCTGATCGGCGGGCCGTCGCCGGGCCGGTTCTCCATCCGCCGGACCGACAATTTCGACATCAGCGATGCCTGCCTGCTGCCCTCGGGCGACCTGTTGGTCCTCGAACGCAAGTTCTCGCTGACCGGCGGCATCGGCATCCGCATCCGGCGAATAGCGCTCACAGCGATCGCGCCGGGCGCGCTCGTGGACGGCCCCTCGATCTTCGAGGCGGACCTCGGGCAGGAGATCGACAATTTCGAAGGCCTGGATGCGTTCGCGAACGATAGCGGCGACATCGTCGTGACGCTTGTGTCCGACGACAACTTTTCGCTGATCCAGCGCACGCTGCTGCTGCAATTCACGCTGGTCGAGTAG